In the genome of Ptychodera flava strain L36383 chromosome 13, AS_Pfla_20210202, whole genome shotgun sequence, one region contains:
- the LOC139147552 gene encoding glycine cleavage system H protein-like yields MASVMRLGLQRLAFASSRCIAAKTLSPRLLIPSARYSDQASKILDDRRYTDKHEWIKLDGDVGTVGISDYAQDLLGEVVYVNLPDLGATFDQEDEFGAVESVKAASELYCPMSGEVVEVNSALEDKPSLINSSPYDEGWVMKIKIESPEQFNELKDSTSYGKFLEEESN; encoded by the exons ATGGCGAGTGTCATGAGACTCGGTCTGCAGAGGCTAGCTTTCGCAAGCTCCAGATGCATCGCAGCGAAGACGCTGTCGCCAAGATTGTTAATACCGAGTGCCAGATATTCTGACCAAGCTTCCAAGATTCTTGATg ACAGAAGGTACACTGACAAACATGAATGGATAAAATTAGACGGTGACGTTGGCACTGTAGGAATTTCAGACTATGCACAG GATTTACTAGGTGAAGTAGTGTACGTAAATCTACCAGACTTAGGAGCAACATTTGATCAGGAAG ATGAATTTGGTGCAGTGGAAAGTGTAAAAGCTGCCAGTGAACTTTACTGTCCAATGTCAGGGGAAGTCGTCGAAGTGAATTCTGCCTTAGAAGACAAACCAAGTCTTATCAACAGCTCTCCATATGATGAAG GATGGgtgatgaaaatcaaaattgaatcACCAGAACAGTTTAACGAACTAAAAGACTCCACAAGTTACGGAAAGTTCCTAGAAGAGGAAAGTAATTAA